Proteins co-encoded in one Leptodactylus fuscus isolate aLepFus1 chromosome 4, aLepFus1.hap2, whole genome shotgun sequence genomic window:
- the EOMES gene encoding eomesodermin homolog isoform X2 — MQLGEQILTSSAPNLPHTFYPLPGDPSSASHSPGLDFSVGQHKSQQQKKFSSRGLHLDSPREPGSSSTPASTMLSEATEGFQAKTLPDTGRKGSPVGEEDLGAAPPSSAPRYLDNSLQAASERYYLPSQGQQPQQTGAELGSPCSIFPYAPPQHSAVYPAGGAARYPPYSSMLPPAGFSPPVCPSRPQYSAGYQYSQAPGSMYSPYPTAGSGSGLSALGLPGSGTGVRAQIYLCNRPLWLKFHRHQTEMIITKQGRRMFPFLSFNITGLNPTSHYNVFVEVVLADPNHWRFQGGKWVTCGKADNNMQGNKVYVHPESPNTGAHWMRQEISFGKLKLTNNKGANNNNTQMIVLQSLHKYQPRLHIVEVSEDGVEDLNDSAKTQTFTFPETQFIAVTAYQNTDITQLKIDHNPFAKGFRDNYDSSHQIVPGARYSVQPFFQEQFVNNLPPTRYYSGERTVPQTNGLLSPQGNEEVTTAPPQRWFVTPVQQAGANKLDMGPYDTDYSSSSLLTYGIKSLPIQTSHPMAYYPDAAFASMTSWGSRSSPYQRKVSTGLPWSSRSSPSGFSEDLLPKDKVKEEMSSSWVETPPSIKSLDSNDSGVYTGACKRRRLSPSTSSNENSPPIKCEDIASEDYKDASKGLGYYSFYSSS, encoded by the exons ATGCAGCTAGGAGAGCAGATCCTGACCAGCTCTGCTCCTAACCTGCCTCACACCTTCTACCCTCTGCCTGGAGACCCCAGCAGCGCTTCTCACAGCCCAGGCTTGGACTTTAGTGTTGGACAGCATAAAAGCCAACAGCAGAAGAAGTTCTCCTCCAGAGGCCTTCACCTAGACAGTCCCAGAGAGCCAGGCAGCTCCAGCACCCCTGCTAGCACCATGCTCAGCGAGGCCACTGAGGGCTTCCAAGCAAAGACTTTACCGGACACAGGAAGAAAAGGCTCCCCGGTGGGAGAAGAGGACCTGGGCGCTGCACCACCCAGCTCAGCCCCACGCTACCTGGACAACTCTCTACAGGCGGCTTCTGAGCGCTACTACCTGCCATCCCAGGGGCAGCAGCCCCAGCAGACGGGGGCAGAACTGGGCTCCCCCTGCTCCATCTTCCCCTATGCTCCACCACAGCATAGCGCAGTGTACCCAGCTGGAGGGGCCGCCAGGTATCCCCCATACAGCAGCATGCTGCCCCCAGCAGGCTTCTCCCCTCCAGTCTGCCCGTCCCGTCCTCAGTACTCCGCCGGTTATCAGTACAGCCAGGCCCCCGGCAGCATGTACAGCCCCTACCCAACAGCAGGCTCGGGCAGCGGGCTCAGTGCACTCGGGCTGCCGGGCAGTGGGACTGGGGTGCGGGCACAGATCTACCTCTGTAATCGGCCCCTGTGGCTGAAGTTCCACCGACACCAGACCGAGATGATCATCACCAAGCAGGGCAG GAGGATGTTTCCTTTCCTGAGCTTCAACATTACAGGATTGAACCCTACATCCCATTATAACGTGTTTGTGGAGGTGGTCCTGGCCGACCCCAATCACTGGAGATTTCAAGGGGGCAAGTGGGTAACTTGTGGCAAAGCGGACAACAACATGCAGG GTAACAAAGTGTATGTGCACCCCGAGTCCCCCAACACTGGGGCTCACTGGATGAGGCAGGAGATCTCCTTTGGCAAACTGAAACTCACCAACAACAAAGGAGCCAATAATAACAATACTCAG ATGATAGTCCTGCAGTCTCTACACAAATACCAACCCCGTCTCCATATAGTAGAAGTGAGTGAAGATGGAGTAGAAGATCTTAATGATTCTGCTAAGACACAGACGTTCACCTTCCCAGAAACTCAGTTCATTGCTGTCACGGCCTACCAGAACACAGAT ATTACACAATTGAAGATTGATCACAACCCATTTGCAAAAGGCTTTAGAGACAACTATGACTC ATCCCACCAGATAGTGCCCGGGGCTCGCTACAGTGTCCAGCCCTTCTTCCAGGAACAGTTTGTCAACAACCTGCCCCCCACCAGGTACTACAGCGGGGAGAGGACTGTACCCCAGACCAATGGTCTCCTGTCACCACAGGGCAATGAAGAGGTCACCACCGCCCCCCCACAAAGGTGGTTTGTAACCCCAGTTCAACAAGCTGGGGCCAACAAATTGGACATGGGTCCCTATGATACAGACTATTCTTCTAGTTCTCTTCTTACTTATGGCATTAAGTCTTTACCTATCCAGACCTCTCATCCCATGGCATATTATCCAGATGCTGCCTTTGCCTCTATGACAAGTTGGGGGAGTAGAAGTTCTCCATATCAGAGGAAAGTGAGCACAGGTCTACCTTGGTCCTCAAGGTCAAGTCCATCAGGTTTTTCTGAAGACCTTCTACCTAAAGACAAAGTCAAGGAAGAAATGAGCTCCTCTTGGGTGGAAACACCTCCATCAATAAAGTCTCTTGACTCAAACGACTCTGGTGTGTATACAGGAGCCTGTAAAAGAAGAAGACTGTCTCCTAGCACTTCAAGCAATGAAAACTCTCCCCCAATAAAGTGTGAGGACATTGCCAGCGAAGACTATAAAGATGCCTCTAAAGGCCTAGGCTACTATTCCTTCTACTCTAGTTCTTAA
- the EOMES gene encoding eomesodermin homolog isoform X1 has product MQLGEQILTSSAPNLPHTFYPLPGDPSSASHSPGLDFSVGQHKSQQQKKFSSRGLHLDSPREPGSSSTPASTMLSEATEGFQAKTLPDTGRKGSPVGEEDLGAAPPSSAPRYLDNSLQAASERYYLPSQGQQPQQTGAELGSPCSIFPYAPPQHSAVYPAGGAARYPPYSSMLPPAGFSPPVCPSRPQYSAGYQYSQAPGSMYSPYPTAGSGSGLSALGLPGSGTGVRAQIYLCNRPLWLKFHRHQTEMIITKQGRRMFPFLSFNITGLNPTSHYNVFVEVVLADPNHWRFQGGKWVTCGKADNNMQGNKVYVHPESPNTGAHWMRQEISFGKLKLTNNKGANNNNTQMIVLQSLHKYQPRLHIVEVSEDGVEDLNDSAKTQTFTFPETQFIAVTAYQNTDITQLKIDHNPFAKGFRDNYDSMYTASENDRLTPSPADSPRSHQIVPGARYSVQPFFQEQFVNNLPPTRYYSGERTVPQTNGLLSPQGNEEVTTAPPQRWFVTPVQQAGANKLDMGPYDTDYSSSSLLTYGIKSLPIQTSHPMAYYPDAAFASMTSWGSRSSPYQRKVSTGLPWSSRSSPSGFSEDLLPKDKVKEEMSSSWVETPPSIKSLDSNDSGVYTGACKRRRLSPSTSSNENSPPIKCEDIASEDYKDASKGLGYYSFYSSS; this is encoded by the exons ATGCAGCTAGGAGAGCAGATCCTGACCAGCTCTGCTCCTAACCTGCCTCACACCTTCTACCCTCTGCCTGGAGACCCCAGCAGCGCTTCTCACAGCCCAGGCTTGGACTTTAGTGTTGGACAGCATAAAAGCCAACAGCAGAAGAAGTTCTCCTCCAGAGGCCTTCACCTAGACAGTCCCAGAGAGCCAGGCAGCTCCAGCACCCCTGCTAGCACCATGCTCAGCGAGGCCACTGAGGGCTTCCAAGCAAAGACTTTACCGGACACAGGAAGAAAAGGCTCCCCGGTGGGAGAAGAGGACCTGGGCGCTGCACCACCCAGCTCAGCCCCACGCTACCTGGACAACTCTCTACAGGCGGCTTCTGAGCGCTACTACCTGCCATCCCAGGGGCAGCAGCCCCAGCAGACGGGGGCAGAACTGGGCTCCCCCTGCTCCATCTTCCCCTATGCTCCACCACAGCATAGCGCAGTGTACCCAGCTGGAGGGGCCGCCAGGTATCCCCCATACAGCAGCATGCTGCCCCCAGCAGGCTTCTCCCCTCCAGTCTGCCCGTCCCGTCCTCAGTACTCCGCCGGTTATCAGTACAGCCAGGCCCCCGGCAGCATGTACAGCCCCTACCCAACAGCAGGCTCGGGCAGCGGGCTCAGTGCACTCGGGCTGCCGGGCAGTGGGACTGGGGTGCGGGCACAGATCTACCTCTGTAATCGGCCCCTGTGGCTGAAGTTCCACCGACACCAGACCGAGATGATCATCACCAAGCAGGGCAG GAGGATGTTTCCTTTCCTGAGCTTCAACATTACAGGATTGAACCCTACATCCCATTATAACGTGTTTGTGGAGGTGGTCCTGGCCGACCCCAATCACTGGAGATTTCAAGGGGGCAAGTGGGTAACTTGTGGCAAAGCGGACAACAACATGCAGG GTAACAAAGTGTATGTGCACCCCGAGTCCCCCAACACTGGGGCTCACTGGATGAGGCAGGAGATCTCCTTTGGCAAACTGAAACTCACCAACAACAAAGGAGCCAATAATAACAATACTCAG ATGATAGTCCTGCAGTCTCTACACAAATACCAACCCCGTCTCCATATAGTAGAAGTGAGTGAAGATGGAGTAGAAGATCTTAATGATTCTGCTAAGACACAGACGTTCACCTTCCCAGAAACTCAGTTCATTGCTGTCACGGCCTACCAGAACACAGAT ATTACACAATTGAAGATTGATCACAACCCATTTGCAAAAGGCTTTAGAGACAACTATGACTC CATGTACACCGCTTCAGAAAATGACCGATTAACTCCATCTCCTGCGGATTCTCCTAGATCCCACCAGATAGTGCCCGGGGCTCGCTACAGTGTCCAGCCCTTCTTCCAGGAACAGTTTGTCAACAACCTGCCCCCCACCAGGTACTACAGCGGGGAGAGGACTGTACCCCAGACCAATGGTCTCCTGTCACCACAGGGCAATGAAGAGGTCACCACCGCCCCCCCACAAAGGTGGTTTGTAACCCCAGTTCAACAAGCTGGGGCCAACAAATTGGACATGGGTCCCTATGATACAGACTATTCTTCTAGTTCTCTTCTTACTTATGGCATTAAGTCTTTACCTATCCAGACCTCTCATCCCATGGCATATTATCCAGATGCTGCCTTTGCCTCTATGACAAGTTGGGGGAGTAGAAGTTCTCCATATCAGAGGAAAGTGAGCACAGGTCTACCTTGGTCCTCAAGGTCAAGTCCATCAGGTTTTTCTGAAGACCTTCTACCTAAAGACAAAGTCAAGGAAGAAATGAGCTCCTCTTGGGTGGAAACACCTCCATCAATAAAGTCTCTTGACTCAAACGACTCTGGTGTGTATACAGGAGCCTGTAAAAGAAGAAGACTGTCTCCTAGCACTTCAAGCAATGAAAACTCTCCCCCAATAAAGTGTGAGGACATTGCCAGCGAAGACTATAAAGATGCCTCTAAAGGCCTAGGCTACTATTCCTTCTACTCTAGTTCTTAA